TCTAGCTACTCAAAAACAGAATAGGGACTCACAGCCCCCTTGTACTTGAAATGACAGAAACTGGAGACCTATCCCAAAACTCAAGACAGTGGAAGATTCTTGTAAAACAGATCTTCTGAGTATCAGGAGGAAAGTGGATTCAAGGGCCAGGAAGGAAATGATGAGGGAATGGGGCGGGTGCATTTGGTGAGGAATAAAAACTGGGGAATGAATGAAAGCACAGTGGAGAAGCCTGAATATCAAGTGGACCCTCCCAGGGTGGAAGCTAAGCTAAGCTGATGAAAACTGACAATCACATAAGTGCTTTCCACCATTCTCTCACTTAAGAGAACCCATTAAAGACAaagtggggaatccctgggtggcgcagcggtttggcgcctgcctttggcccagggcgcgatcctggagacccgggatcgaatcccatgtcgggctcccggtgcatggagcccgcttctccctctgcctgtgtctctgcctctctctctctctctctgtgactatcataaataaattaaaaaaaaaaaattaaagacaaagtgACACTAAAGGCAGGTTGCCAAGGGGGCCTGCTGTGCATTCTGGGTAAATCCTGGACAACCTAAGCACTTAGCTCACCCAAAACTTCAACCACTCGGAGGGGCCTTTGGGATAGAAGGCAAGCAAGTTAAGGTCCTGAACATGCTCCTCTGGGGCTCCCTTTTGGCAGTGAGAGTTCTGGTGGAGAATAAATAAGGTGCTTTGGTCTCATTGCTacaggcccctcccccaagaATAAGACTTTATTCACCAATGTCTATTATAGTATGTACTCCTGACCTAAGTGCAGGTGGGAAGGGGAGTAAGACATCACCCCTTTACTTCCATTTTCAGTCTTTCTCCCCTTACCCCCATCCATTTCCACTGCCCTTGTTCCCCCTCAGGACTACACAGCCACCATATACCTCAGACAGCGCTGGACGGACCAGCGGCTGGTGTTCGAAGGCAACAAGAGCTTTACTCTGGATGCACGCCTTGTAGAGTTCCTCTGGGTGCCAGATACATACATCGTGGAGTCCAAGAAGTCCTTCCTCCATGAAGTTACTGTGGGAAACAGGCTCATCCGCCTCTTCTCCAATGGCACAGTCCTGTATGCTCTCAGGTGATTGGGTACCTGCCACCTCAGGATGGGAGGGGAAATGGCTAGAAGAAAGGGTCGTTCTAACTAGCCCCCAGATAAGGCTGAGGTCCCCCCTTCTCACGCTCCTGCCTTTCTAGACTCTTGTCCCTGTGATAGAAGGGCCCTCCCTCAGTTTAGTTTGGCTCAACTAGCAGCTACTGAATGCCTGCTCTGTACCAGGCCCTGCAGCAGACACTGAAAATACAGAGCTGAATGAGACACTGTCCTGATGCAGATGGATAAGCCAAGGAAGACCAGGATCCCAGGGGCCTGAGGTAGGGAGGAAGTTAGAGGTTTGGGGGTGATGCTAGAGTATGCTTTCACGGAACTTTGAGCTGAGTCttacagagtaaaaaaaaaaaaaaaaaaaaaaaaaaaaaaaaaaaaacaagttagcAAGGGAACAAGAGAAATAGCAAGGGAGATAGAGAGGTAGGTCCACGTAAGGGATTTTCTTTTCATGAGCCTCAGTGGAGTTAGAGTTGTCCCAGAATGCATCTCTACTTGCCTGAATCATTTTTCTACACAGAAGCCAAGTGCAGTGCCTCAAAACCTCTGCCCTCTGTAGCCATGAGctcccctctgtccctttcccaaATCCCTGAGGCCAAAAGTTACTTCCACCCAGTTGTTCATCAACTGGCTGATTGGCCAGAATAGGAAAGGTACTCCCAAGGTGTCGCAAGAGGCAGCCCACAGGCAGAGGCTCATCACTGCCTATGCAAGGGATGTGCAAGGACTGAGCAAACCTTATGCTCCCAGTCCTTGGGGAGAAGCCAGGAACCAATACTCGTGGGACTTATCTTAGATCCCAAGTAAGAGGCTGACATGAAACAAAGACTGAGCTATCCAATAAACTGAATTTTTGAATTGTTCATCTGGCATTCCTCAGCTACACTGAATTTTGCAAAAACCAGCCAAAACCCCAACCCTTCCTTCAAGAAGCCAACCTACACCTCTCCCTTGCTTTCAACTCCAATCAACATTAATGTCTCCCTTCCTGTGTGtgaacatatgtgtgtgtgtgtgtgtgtgtatgtgtctgtctaTATTATGCACATGACACAGTCTATCCTGTCCAAAGATTATTAATAATGGTTAACTGCCTGGCTCTAGAATCAGACACTTTTGGGGGCAAGTCCCTATTCTTTCcctgctctgtgaccttaggGAAATTGCTGGActctttgaacctcagtttcctcagcagCAAAAGGAGAATAGTATTTCCTACCTCATAAAGCTATTGTAAAAATTCAAAGGGATAATGCATGTGAAGCACTTTGCCCTGGGACTGGCTTGGGGTAAATAATAGTTGTTGTCTCTGTCTCCCTTAAATAAGTGTAGCTTCCTCAAGATAGGCACCATGCATGCATCCTTTCATTTTCCCCAAGAACCTAGCACACTGCTTAATAAATAAGGGTGTTTGATAAAAATATGTGACgctgaaaaaaaggaagataaaggtTGCCAATTGAAATCTCCACTGTGATGGCTTTACTGATATTTAATTGAATGTCTCTGGGTGTTGATCCCCCAAGAGCCACAGTGCCTAGGACTCTCCAACATCCTCTACTTCCTCTGAGAATGCTGATCCCCTCGAGGAGACAGGGTCCCTGAGAACTGCTCAgacaggagacctgggatccagccccagctCAGCAACTAAGGGCTGTGTGAGCTAAGGCAAGCCCCTGAGTCTGTTGTCAAATGGAGATAGTGGTGACGGTGTTCTCTGTTCTAGCTCCTCATAGGtttgtcatgaagattaaattcTAAAACTGGATGCAAAAGCATCTCAAGCCAATAAGTGATTCTCTTCTGTGATATTGCTGCAAGTTTGCCTCTTCATTGCCAACATTCTAGCTTCCTCCATTCTGTACTCCAGCTTTTACCACATCTCAAAGGTGTTACTTAGCACAGAAAACCTCAGGAATGTTTTGAGTGTAGGCTGCAAGTCACACATTCACTGTAAGTCAAGGTGAAAGTCCTCCTGGAGTGGCCCTTAAAAGGGAATGTATACTTTCCCTCATAACACTCCTTTTGaacccatttttcatttcttagaatCACAACGACTGTTGCGTGTAATATGGACCTGTCTAAATACCCCATGGACACACAGACATGCAAGTTGCAACTGGAAAGCTGTGAGTATATATCCTACAGGCCCCTGAGACGATTTCCCTGGGTGACTTACATCAGTGTATTCACTGAGAGACCTATATAGAGCAGCCTTTCTTTCCTTGGTCCTGATTCCAATTGATTCAGGCCTTCTGAGCGTTTGTCCAGAGAGACTTAGAGACCTCTCAAGGACAAACCTTCCAACATTACATCATTTGGGGAGGACCATTGTGAATGAGCACTAAATATTTCTACCTAAGAATAGATAGAACGGTGAAGGAAATGGGAGTCGATAGGACCAGGAATGGGACTCAGAATCTGAGAAGGCACAGAAGCCAGAAAACACAGCAGAGGTTAAAAATGGTAAATAGCAATCATTGACATTCATTGCACTACTGCTTCCAACTTTGAAAAGCAGTTGTTTGGTTTATGTATAGCTTAACACAATGATGCCTGTAGTGGGTATCTAAACTGCAGTCTGAGGATTTATGATGAAGAATGAGCATTTTTTCTAACTTGATATGTGTCAGATGGCATCGTTGAGTAATCTCCATTGTTCTGAAGTGCCCACCAAACTTGTGAAAGTGGTTCCTGTGACAGGTGTCCTGGGGAAACAATGCTTCAGATAGGAGTCATTAAGGCATCAAGGGATGGCCTGTGTGAAGAGGAAAAAACCATAGTCAAGCACTGGAGATCAGCGGACACTTCTGACATGAGGACACAAGTGGTCAACATCCAAGAAGCACAAGCATTATGAGGCAGCAGTCATTTTTCAGGGGTAGACATTTAATTAAAGACTCAGGCAGATTAATTACTCTATTGATTAAATGCATGCAAACCCTCCTTCAAGCAATACAGCTTGGGGCAGAATAAAACTTGAAGTTATCAAAAACAGAACTCATTTTTAGCCCCACATGGAAAAAGTAATTGCCCTCCATGTGTGGCTCTGCTCATCTCAAATCCCAGGAGCGAGATTCTCCTGGAAACTTCAGCACTTGGCTTGTATGAATACCACCCCCAGTGAGCAGAGGAAGCTTTCACTGAGTGTTTATTAGCAGTTATTTGGGTACAGAAACCTcaccaagggttttttttttcctgaacaccATCCCTAGGAAAGAATTGCTAGCATCCCACAAGAGCAGTGATAATGTAATGATTACGAGCATTTAATAGTTGTAAAAGTAAAGTGTCCAAGTAGAAGCTTGTACATTcacttgtttagattttttttttaaatttctttgggATCCTAGACCTATTTGGACAGCTAGATTGAAGAGTAGATTTTAGGGTGCTTCTGAGAGAAAGCCCATAGAAAATTTTTACCTGGAAGTCCCCTAAGAGCTCATGACTACTTCTCGGCCCTATGGAGGGAAGATAGCCACTGTTAAACAGTGCATACTGCAAGACTTAAAATATTAGGCCCAACACTGAGCCTCATCTCCCAGTAGCCTGGGGAAATGAAGGCAATACAGTCCAATGTTTAAGACCACAGGTTGGTTCTGGGATCACTGTGTTTCCCTGTCACTAGCTGCAGTTTTGGGTGACTAGCACTAGCCTCTCCAGACCCCACTTTCCTCATCAGTGAAGGAGGAAAAGTAATAGTCTCTGACTCAGAgttattttttaacagctttactgaggtaaaatgtacataccttaaaATTCAGCcctttcaagtatataattcaaAGATTTTTAGTAAACCTGCCAGGTAGTACAACATTGCCACATTTCATCATTAGAACTTTTTccaccagggcacctgggtggctcagtgtttgagcctctgccttcggctcaaggcatgatcccaggattctgggatcgagtcccacatcaggctccccacagggagcctacttctccctctgcctatgtctctgcctctctctgtgtctctcatgaataaataaaatcttaaaaaaaaaaaaaaaagaacttttccaCCAATCAAAAAGATCCCTTGTGCCCATTTACAGTGTCTCCTGTTCCCACCACCAGCCCCCAGGCAACTACTAATCCACTCTCTATGAATTTGCtttctttggatattttattggaaaaataatcAATACAACATGtagtcttttgtatctggcttcctTTACTTAGCATGTTTTTGAGGCTCATACATGTTAGAGCATGTATCagcactttgttcctttttattcctttactcCTCATTATTCCATATGAAAGAGTACAAGTAGTACACATCCCTTTGGCTTGTTTCCACCCTGTAGTTACTAAGAATAATGCAAttgtgtacaagttttttgtGGACCTGATTTGACTTCTCTTGGGCagatacttaggagtggaatgctggatcaaatggtaaatttatgtttcagttttcaaaaaattgccaaactattatccaaagtggttgcaccatttgACATTTGCACTGGCGATGTCCCATCTTCTCCACGTTCTCATCATTGATTATTGTGTCTTTTTCATCACAGCCActctaatgggtgtgaagtggtagcTTACTGTGATTTTGCTGTGCTTATCCCTAAGATGCCCTTAATGATGTCAggtgtcttttcatgtgctcattgacCACTCATCTATTtttctcaaagagatattttgaggattaaatgagacgaCAAtattataaagcacttagaaatgTAATTGCTCACTAAGTGATAGCCATTATTATCACCATTATCACCCATGGGCTTTGGGTTTAGACTTTCCAGATGTATAATCCTGGCTTTGTTTTTAACTTGCCTTGCTATCTGAGTAAGTTATGTAATCTCTCTGAATCTGAGAATTTTCATGTTTCAAATGGGTGAAACATTACCATTCCTCCATTCTAAGGCACAGCATCTattgaataaaattttagggaaaaaagtaagctctactttatatgtacgtatatatgtatgtatcaacTCTAAGATCCATTCCAAtttcaaaaactataaagaaaaaaatttttagtgaagaaatacagaaatggcTGTCTTGCGAGTTTATGAGAACATTAGAGATGTAGTGTATAAAAGACTTAccataaatgtttcataaaaggtagctattattactattatgaaCTATATTAGTAAAACCACTTTGAGATTTATCAAATGCTTATGTTAACAGACATCAATAAAGGGGCTAgctgcaggtttttgttttgcatttaagTCAATATGGAAATTTGAACAGGTAAAGTCGCTGAGAACACCATTAGAACTGCTAGTCTGTCCTGAAAGGCACTATGGAGCATAGAGCTATGTATGCCCACAGATAAGAGTTCAATAAATACCATTTAAATAATGAGGGCAGCTACTTCTAGAGGACTGTAACCTATCAAGTCTATGTAATGCTTAGCAAAGAACCGATTTTTGATTGATGGCAAACAGCCCTAGCAGGTCATCCTATTCTGAGGAGACACTGCAGCTGCCCATGAGAAATCATGCCAAGTTTTGCATGGGATCATCCTTAGACTTAGCACCATCAAGACAGAGCCCCTGCTGCCCTTATATTGAAGTAATTTCTGGACCAGTTCAATCTGCTACCTTCTTGCACTGACCAAGGCACTATTTTCCTTGCCAGGGGGCTATGATGGAAATGATGTGGAGTTCAACTGGCTGAGAGGGAATGACTCTGTGCGTGGGCTGGAAAACCTGCGGCTTGCTCAGTACACCATACAACGGTATTTCACCTTGGTCACCAGATCGCAACAGGAAACAGGTGACTTGTGAGACGCATTGCTCAAAAGCAAAATAACTAGGTTGCATTCTGAGTCAGAAGTAGCATCTCTTCTCCACTTTATCTCTTTGGGGCCCAGAAACCCCTCCACAGTGTGGTAGGGCAGGAGGATTTGGGCCTTGCACTATTATCTGCTTCACATTGAATACTGAAATGACCCCCAAAGGGCTAGCAGTCTAATGAAGTAGACATCGAGGAAACCAGCAGGTATAATGTTGCAGGAATACTATGACAGAGAAAAGCATAAGAAAGGGATCATAGGTGGGGGTATCAGGACCCCTATACATCCCATTCTATACAACAGCAATTTCTTTCATTGAAACTATAGTGACAGTTCATGGTTAAGTAGGTTTTGGTGAATAACAGATAACTTAATGTGAATATATCTAAATTAAACATCCCATAGTGAAAGCACTCTGCCATGTGAGGAGACATGATTTCCTATCAATTATTTACCCTATCAGGAAATTATACACGACTGGTCTTGCAATTTGAGCTTCGGAGGAATGTCCTGTATTTCATTCTGGAAACCTATGTTCCTTCTACTTTCCTGGTGGTGTTATCCTGGGTTTCGTTTTGGATTTCCCTTGATTCAGTTCCTGCAAGAACCTGTATTGGTAAGCAGCTCCAAcaggagatttcttttttttttttctttcaacaagaGATTTCTAAAAACTAGAGTTACaggtctttttttgtttctttttaccttctaccagttttttttttttttaactaatattCAGAGGGCAGTTCCAGGAGTTGGTATCTTGAGAAATcttttgcagagagagagagacagagacagagaccgagAGAGATGTAGTgcctttttaaacatattttacaattataaGAGAGAATTGTGATTGGATGGTCTATTgccaattattttgtatattgagCACCTCCCTCCAATGGGAAGACAGAAGGTGAAACATTTAGAAAACCATATCACTCATATTCATTCAAAATGGACAAATTGATCCTGTTCTAGAAGATCacagatttttcaaaatgaaaaagtccCATTTCCGAGTTCTGTCCCCTTTGCCAGCTCCTGAATGGTGAGTCTGCCAGGTAAGGGTGAAAGGCGCACTAGCCACAGATGTGAGAACATTGCCTACTTGTTTTCCAGGAGTGACCACCGTATTATCAATGACAACATTGATGATCGGGTCCCGCACTTCTCTTCCCAATACCAACTGTTTCATAAAGGCCATCGATGTGTACCTGGGGATCTGCTTTAGCTTCGTGTTTGGGGCCCTATTGGAATATGCAGTTGCCCACTACAGCTCCTTACAGCAGATGGCAGCCAAAGATAGGGTAAGAATTTTGAGGGCCCTATATATATTTCATCACTTGCCATGTGCTGGTCTGTAGAGATGACCCAGACTGGTTCCTGTCCCCCAGGGATTCACTTTGCTCCAGCGACTCTCATCCTTGTTTAGGTGAGGGCATCTGGAAGTCATGGAACCTTTTGAAAAAGACCGCTCTTCTCATCAAGTACAATGGGTTATTAACATGTTTAATTTGCTAGCAGAAAATAACTGTTGCCTGTATGCCACATGAAATCACAACCACAGGAACAAGCATCCATGAAAAACCCAGTATCAAACCAAATGTGATCAGCTGCTTACAAGTTTCAGATTAATATGTATTTactatttaattcttttgttgcactcttattttcttaaattatacaaaTAACAGTTTGGTGGAAAATgtatggaaaaaattaaattgcagCAAATTTCTCAATTAGCATATCTTTCTGCTAAGATAATGGGAAAGACTGCCATTATCTGAGTTAGCAGTGAAACACTGTGGTCCAGCTCtcagaataataataatcattattatcaATTAAACATTTATATGCACCAGACTTAATCACAAGCCTTTTgcaaatatcatttaaaatactcATAACAATCCAGTAAGGCTATCTCCATTTTTATAATTGTGGAATCTGAGGTACAAGAAGGGTAAGTGACTTATCCCACAGGATGTAGGTAAAGAggtagagctaggatttgaacctaaATCTGCTTAGCTCCAAAACCTGACCCTTATCTGCTATTCTCACTTACAGTGGGCAGTGGCCATGTTCCTAACTATTGTCCTCTACAGGCCCATGAAACCCTTGGATTCTTTGGAAGCCCAGTTTGATAAACACTGGTATACCAAAGCTCATGCTAACAAGCAAGAAACTGATAGGGATCAGCACAGAAGAGATGCCCATCTTTAGCAAAGTGTCAGGACCACACAGGGTCTAATGGTGAGGAAATTAATCAGAATAGCCCAGAGACCCAGTTGCCCATTCCCTTGCATTTAACTAACGTGAACAATGTTTCATACAGTCATATTCCCCAGTACCAAATGCAAATAATCCTATCTGCTAGTCAAAGAAGaatatgaatttcatttattttactcctTTATAGGCTTCCTTAAGAGGACAATggttaattacaaaaaaaaaaaaaaatctggatttggTAGACTGGCAAAAAGGGATTGGAGAACTACTAAAATCCTTCACCAAGGTCACTAGAAAGCCCTTATTTTACTTTGTGTATAATAATAGCTTCACTACAGAGTACTTGCTATGTGCTAAACATCGTCTTTAGTTCACCCAACAGTTTATTAGATGGCTACCACTGTTATCCCAAATTTACTATTGAGGAATCTGCCACTCAAAGAAGTGAGATAGCTCACCTAAGCCCTCATAGCTAGTACGCAGCCTGGCCAAGGATCCAACTTCGCTCTCTCTGACTTCACTACACTTCCTACGTGCTGTGCCATTCTAGGCATGTTGGAAAATGACACCTCCCTGGAATTGTAGGGAGCGTCACTATTTCTGTTTGTGTGGCAGAGACTTTTAGACACTGCAGATTCCTATTATCTCTCATAATCAATTAATCTCTCCTCACTAGAATGGAATTCATCAAACACCTACTAAATGCTTTACACAATTTATACCATTTAATCTTACACAATTTATACCCTCTCATGAGGTAGGCATTAATATCATCACCATTTTGCAGGCAAAGAAACTaagttttaaaggaatttaagGTGACTAAAATTTCACAATAGCAAGAGGCAGAATGGAATTCTAACCCAGGCTAGCTAACTTCAAAGCCTGAGCATTTAGCACACAGCTCTGCATATCAATAGTAGGCAATGGTTATTCTTCACAGTATACAAACTGTTGACCCAGGGATAGATGCCTGTAAGCAGGATAACATGACTGCCAAGTCTGGCTCACTGGCCAAATTCTGAGGTATTCAATGCCACTTTCTATTAAACCTAATTATTCAATTCTTAGGCTTGTAAGTACATAAAtacctacttatttatttt
The genomic region above belongs to Vulpes lagopus strain Blue_001 chromosome 3, ASM1834538v1, whole genome shotgun sequence and contains:
- the LOC121486116 gene encoding gamma-aminobutyric acid receptor subunit pi isoform X1, which gives rise to MPHTCLIPRRSLLSLWKIERRDGGHGSQSMDPIKLDAGNRGMNGDWEDELKEEGDSYFGLSLRECLINMKYSLYLTFMCLSLFTPRICVQGNQFNIETSRSDKLSLPGFENLTAGYNKFLRPNFGGEPVQIALTMDIASISSISESNMDYTATIYLRQRWTDQRLVFEGNKSFTLDARLVEFLWVPDTYIVESKKSFLHEVTVGNRLIRLFSNGTVLYALRITTTVACNMDLSKYPMDTQTCKLQLESWGYDGNDVEFNWLRGNDSVRGLENLRLAQYTIQRYFTLVTRSQQETGNYTRLVLQFELRRNVLYFILETYVPSTFLVVLSWVSFWISLDSVPARTCIGVTTVLSMTTLMIGSRTSLPNTNCFIKAIDVYLGICFSFVFGALLEYAVAHYSSLQQMAAKDRGTSKEVEEVNITNIINSSISSFKRKISFASIEISGDNVDYSDLTMKTSDKFKLVFRDKMGRIVDYFTIQNPSNVDRYSKLLFPLIFMLANVFYWAYYMYF
- the LOC121486116 gene encoding gamma-aminobutyric acid receptor subunit pi isoform X2, which produces MKYSLYLTFMCLSLFTPRICVQGNQFNIETSRSDKLSLPGFENLTAGYNKFLRPNFGGEPVQIALTMDIASISSISESNMDYTATIYLRQRWTDQRLVFEGNKSFTLDARLVEFLWVPDTYIVESKKSFLHEVTVGNRLIRLFSNGTVLYALRITTTVACNMDLSKYPMDTQTCKLQLESWGYDGNDVEFNWLRGNDSVRGLENLRLAQYTIQRYFTLVTRSQQETGNYTRLVLQFELRRNVLYFILETYVPSTFLVVLSWVSFWISLDSVPARTCIGVTTVLSMTTLMIGSRTSLPNTNCFIKAIDVYLGICFSFVFGALLEYAVAHYSSLQQMAAKDRGTSKEVEEVNITNIINSSISSFKRKISFASIEISGDNVDYSDLTMKTSDKFKLVFRDKMGRIVDYFTIQNPSNVDRYSKLLFPLIFMLANVFYWAYYMYF